From a region of the Impatiens glandulifera chromosome 4, dImpGla2.1, whole genome shotgun sequence genome:
- the LOC124936554 gene encoding probable arabinosyltransferase ARAD1 — MAGSKLHSSQASSRTRSPVFLCLVSLITLSLILYIVSIYSSPSASLPTLDSVNPDNNFPNPQTDYSFIASLWKFLQALTLQRSSFISDDTYVGSSIDEDVKKLDDRIWKRETQEIYQDTTSPLRVYVYKMPHKFTYDLLWLFHNTYKTTSNLTSNGSPVHRLIEQHSIDYWLWADLIAPQSKRLLKSVVSVERQEDADLFYIPFFTTISYFLMEKQQCKALYREALKWITDQPAWNRSEGRDHILPVHHPWSFKSVRRHLKNAIWLLPDMDSTGNWYKPGQVSLEKDLILPYVPNVHLCDQKCLLESESNRDTILFFRGRLKRNAGGKVRAKLMAQLSGFQGVVIEEGTAGDGGREAAQAGMRKSIFCLSPAGDTPSSARLFDAIVSGCIPLIVSDELELPFEGILDYRKIAVFVSSSDAVQPGWLINFLRSITAPQIREKQRYLAKYSRHFLYSHPAQPLGPEDLVWRMIADKRANIRLHIRRSQRVVNESRSICTCDCRVANVSL; from the exons ATGGCCGGTAGTAAACTTCACTCCTCACAGGCAAGTTCCAGAACCAGATCTCCAGTGTTCTTATGTCTCGTATCTCTCATCACTCTCTCCCTCATTCTCTACATCGTCTCCATCTATTCTTCTCCTTCAGCATCCCTCCCAACCCTTGATTCCGTAAACCCAGATAACAACTTCCCCAACCCACAAACTGACTATTCATTCATCGCCTCTCTTTGGAAATTTCTTCAAGCCTTAACCCTTCAAAGATCTAGTTTCATATCAGACGATACCTACGTGGGTTCATCGATTGATGAAGATGTGAAGAAGTTGGACGATCGGATTTGGAAGAGAGAAACCCAAGAGATTTATCAAGACACCACCTCCCCCCTACGAGTATACGTTTACAAAATGCCACATAAATTCACCTACGATCTCCTTTGGTTATTTCACAACACATACAAAACGACCTCAAATCTCACTTCCAATGGTAGCCCTGTTCACCGTTTAATTGAACAG CATTCTATAGATTACTGGCTGTGGGCAGACCTGATAGCGCCACAATCGAAAAGGCTTTTGAAGAGTGTGGTGAGTGTTGAGCGGCAGGAGGATGCAGACCTGTTCTACATTCCGTTTTTCACAACTATCAGCTACTTCTTGATGGAGAAACAGCAATGCAAGGCACTTTACAGG GAAGCTTTGAAATGGATTACAGATCAACCGGCTTGGAATCGATCTGAAGGAAGAGACCATATTCTTCCGGTTCATCATCCCTGGTCTTTCAAGTCTGTCCGTCGCCACTTGAAGAATGCAATTTGGCTGTTACCTGACATGGACTCCACTGGGAACTG GTACAAACCTGGACAGGTTTCATTGGAGAAAGACCTCATACTTCCTTATGTCCCAAATGTTCATCTTTGTGATCAGAAGTGCTTGCTAGAAAGTGAGTCCAATAGAGACACTATACTCTTTTTTCGAGGGAGGCTTAAAAGAAATGCG GGTGGAAAAGTACGAGCTAAACTCATGGCCCAACTAAGTGGTTTTCAAGGTGTTGTGATAGAAGAAGGGACAGCTGGAGATGGAGGAAGAGAAGCTGCTCAGGCTGGCATGCGCAA GTCTATCTTTTGTCTAAGCCCTGCCGGTGACACTCCATCATCTGCCAGATTGTTTGATGCTATTGTTAGTGGGTGCATACCTCTTATAGTTAGTGATGAACTAGAGCTCCCCTTTGAAGGGATACTTGATTATCGGAAG ATAGCTGTATTTGTGTCTTCAAGTGATGCTGTTCAACCTGGGTGGCTCATAAATTTTCTCAGGAGTATTACTGCTCCTCAAATCCGAGAAAAACAGAGATATTTGGCAAAG TATTCGAGACATTTCCTATATTCTCATCCAGCTCAGCCTTTGGGTCCAGAAGACCTAGTTTGGAGAATG ATAGCAGATAAAAGGGCCAACATTAGGCTTCACATTCGAAGGTCACAGCGGGTAGTGAATGAATCGAGAAGCATATGCACTTGTGATTGTAGGGTAGCCAATGTGTCGCTCTAG